Part of the Aquimarina sp. MAR_2010_214 genome is shown below.
AGTAGAAGAGGAGTGAATACCTAACTTCTTTTCTTCGTCACCGAGAGAAATCCCATTAGATGGATCGTTTTCTACAATAAATCCTGTAATGTTTTTATCGTCTTCAATACGGGCAAAAACAATAAATAAACTACAGAAACCTGCATTGGATATCCACATTTTTTGTCCAGAAATCGAGTAATGTGTTCCATCTTCAGAAAGAACAGCTTTTGTTTTACCAGAATTGGCATCTGATCCTGCACCTGGTTCTGTTAGGCAGTATGCTCCAAACCACTCACCAGTAGCAAGTTTAGGAACATATTTTTTCTTTTGTTCTTCATTACCGTACAAAGTGATTGGCATGGTTCCAATACCAGTATGAGCTCCAAAAGCAGTACTAAATGATCCGGTAGCTCCAGAGATATAATCACAAACTAACATTGTAGATACGAATCCCATTCCTAGACCATCATATGCTTCGGGTACAGAAACTCCTAAAAGCCCAAGCTCACCGGCTTTACGCATACATTCTTCTGTATATGCATAGTCTTTACTTTCGAATCGTTCCCAATGAGCCCATAGCTCACGATCTACAAATTCTCTTGCGCTATCACGCATCATTCTTTGCTCCTCAGAAAAATCTTCTGGAGTAAATACATCTTCACATTTAGTTTCTTTAACAAGGAATTGTCCTCCTCTAAGAATATCTTTATTTATAGTTTTATCACTCATTTTTTTAGTAAGGTTTTAGTTTATAGAGAAAAGAAAATAGAAGAAAGATAAAAGACTTTATAAGTTTAATCCATTTTGGAATCCCATTGTCATTCTCTGCCATTCTTCAATTTTGTTTTCTAGGTTTTTTAAGGTATTATTATCAATATATTTTCTATGATTTGCTACTAAAAGTTGTGTTCCTAATTCGAATGAAGGGCTCAAAGAGTAATCAATAAAATTATTAAATGATTTATTGGATCTTCCTGAGCCTTCAGCTATATTACTTGGTATTGAAACAGAACATCTACTTATTTGTAAGCTTAAATCATATCTTTCATGTTTAGGAAAAGAGAGCAAAATATCAGATACGTCATTAGCAATTTCTAATCCTAATTTCCATATTTTCAGATTTTTATAATTATGTCTTTTCCTCAAAATCAGATTCTCTTTGTTCTTTTTTCTAGATTCTGTTTTTTTTAATTTAAAAATTCATAAATACCAGCAGCACCTTGTCCTGTACCTACACACATGGTTACCATTCCGTATTTACCTTTCATATCACGTTTACGCATTTCGTCAAATAATTGAACCGAAAGTTTTGCTCCTGTACATCCTAATGGATGTCCTAATGCAATTGCGCCTCCATTAACATTTACAATATCCTGATTAAGACCTAATTCTCTCATTACAGCAAGAGATTGAGAAGCAAAAGCTTCATTAAGTTCTATAAGTTCGATATCATCTTGTTTTAATCCGGCTTGTTTTAGAGCTTTCGGAATAGCTTTTACTGGTCCAATACCCATGATTCTTGGCTCTACACCTGCAGCTGCATAATTAACAAGTCTTGCTATTGGCTCAAGGTTTAGTTCTTTAACCATCTCTTCACTCATTACCATCACAAAAGCAGCACCATCACTCATTTGCGAAGAATTACCAGCAGTTACACTTCCTCCAGCTTCGAATACAGGTCTAAGTTTACCTAATACTTCTTTACTGGTTCCGGCACGAGGCCCTTCATCCTTAGATACAGTATATGATTTTGTAGCCTTTTTTCCATTTTCATCAACATAAATTTGTTCGACATTGATAGGAACAATTTGATCCTGAAAACGCTTTTCTGCTTGTGCTTTTAAGGCCTTCACATGAGAGTTATAGGCAAATTCATCTTGATCTTCTCGGGATACTTTGAATTGGTGAGCAACTGCTTCTGCAGTATTTCCCATTCCCCAATAATAATCTTCATGCCCTGATTTGGCTAAATCATAGTTAAGTTCTGTTTTATAACCTGTCATAGGAACAGAACTCATACTTTCTGCCCCACCGGCAATAATACAATCTGCCATTCCGGATTGTATTTTGGCTGTTGCAATACCAATGGTTTCTATTCCTGATGAACAAAATCTATTTACTGTTACTCCAGGAACATCAACAGAATTTAATCCCATTAATGAGATTAAACGTGCCATATTTAATCCTTGAGACCCTTCGGGCATGGCATTACCAACAATTACATCGTCGATACGTGCTTTGTCAAGGTTAGGAAGCTCTTTCATCATATGTGCTATGGTTTCGGCTGCCAATTCATCTGTTCTTTTAAACCTGAACACCCCACGAGGAGCTTTTCCTACGGCTGTTCTATATGCTTTTACTATATATGCTGTTTTCATTGTTTTATAGTATTGAGTATTGAGATATTAGTATTGAGATTCATAATCTTTTTTGAAATGAATAATTCATTTTCTGTATTTCAATACATAATTCAATAACTTGTTCTACTTTTTCTTTACTTATTATATTTAATTCTATTATTAATACTAATTGTGTATGGAGTTCATAACATGAACCATTTGCAATACTTAAAAAATGTTTAAATTCTTTACTTGAATTTCTTCCAGCACCTTCAGCAATATTGGAAGAAATGGAAATAGCACTGCGTTTTATTTGAGAAACTAAACCATATTTTTCATTAGAAGGAAGATGACTTGCTAGTTGATAGACAGATTTGGCTAAATCAATTGATTTTTTCCATATTTTTAAATCTTCAACTTTGTGCATTACTTTATAATCTAATTACTCAATACTAAATTCTCAATACTAATTACGTAATGGTTTTCCTTTCTTAAGCATATGTTCGATACGTTCAAGAGTTTTACGTTCTGTACAAAGTGATAAGAAAGCTTCACGTTCCAGATCCAATAAGTATTGTTCTGTAACCAATGTTGGTTCAGATAAATCTCCACCAGCCATTACATATCCTAGCTTATTAGCTATTTTATGATCATGCTCAGAAATATATTTACTAGCTTCCATAGAGTCGGTTCCTACTAAGAACATACCTAATGCTTGTTTACCTAGTACCTTAATATCTTTTCGAAGAGGTGGTTGTGTGTATCCTTGTTCTGCCATCAATTTCGCATGTGCTTTTGCTGTAGCAATTTGGCGATCTTTATTAACAACAACGATATCTTTTCCTTTTTGCAGTATATTAGTATCATATGCTTCATAAGCAGAGGTTGACACTTTGGCCATACCTATAGTTAGGAAATGCTCTTGTAGCACATTAAGTTCTACGTCGTTTTTCTTAAAAGTATCAGAAGCTCTTAGTGCCATTTCTTTGGATCCACCACCACCAGGGATAACACCAACACCAAATTCTACAAGTCCTATATAGGTTTCTGCAGCAGCAATTACTTTATCGGCATGCATAGAGAGTTCACATCCACCACCAAGTGCCATACCATGAGGAGCAGCAATTGTTGGGATTGCAGAATAACGCATACGCATCATAGAATCCTGGAAATATTTAATAGCCATATTAAGCTCGTCATATTCTTGCTCAACGGCCATCATAAATATCATTCCGATATTTGCACCTACAGAGAAGTTTGCTGCTTGATTACCAACAACCAATCCCTGAAAATCTTTTTCAGCAATATCGATAGCTTTGTTTAATCCGGCTAAAACATCACCACCAATAGTGTTCATCTTACTCTGGAACTCTACATTTAGAATTCCATCACCAAGATCTTCTACTACGACTCCGCTATTTTTAAATACTTCTGAAGATTTACGGATATTATCCAGAATGATAAATGCATCTTGTCCTGGTACTTTTACTTGTTCTTTTTTAGGAATATCGTAGAAAAATGTAGCTCCATTATTTACAGTATAAAAAGAAGTACTTCCTGAGGCGATCATATCAAGTACCCATGAAGCAGGTTCATACCCTTCTGCACGCATCATTTCGATTCCTTTTTCTACTCCAATAGCATCCCAGATCTGAAAAGGACCATGTTCCCATCCAAAACCAGCTTTCATTGCATCATCGATTTTATATAAATCGTCTGTAATTTCAGGAATACGATTGGAAACATATGCGAATAGTGCAGATAAATTTTTACGATAAAATTCTCCTGCTTTATCTTTTCCGGAGACTAATACTTTAAAACGATCAACTACTTTATCGATAGTTTTTGTCATTTCAAGAGTAGCAAAAGAAGCTCTTTTTTTAGCTTTGTATTCTAAAGTATCTAAATCTAAAGATAGGATTTCTCTTTTTCCATCTGCACCAACATTCTTTTTATAGAATCCTTGTCCGGTTTTACTTCCCAGCCATTTGTTATCCATCATAGTACCGATGAAATCCGGGAGTTTAAATAATTCGTGACGTTCATCATCCTTGCAATTATCTGCAATACCATTAGCTACATGAACCAAAGTATCCAAACCAACTACATCTACGGTACGAAAAGTTGCAGATTTTGGACGACCAATAACAGGGCCAGTAAGTTTGTCTACTTCTTCTATTGTTAATCCCATCTCTTTTACCATGTGGAATAAACTCATGATACTAAAGATTCCGATTCTATTCCCAATAAACGCGGGGGTGTCTTTTGCAACTACAGAAGTTTTTCCTAAATATTGTTCTCCATATCCATTAAGGAAATCCAAAACTTCCTGAGATGTATTTGGGCCAGGAATAATTTCGAATAATTTGAGATAACGAGCAGGGTTAAAGAAATGTGTTCCACAGAAATGCTTCTGAAAATCTTCACTTCTTCCTTCATTCATGAAATGAATAGGAATACCAGAGGTATTAGAAGTAATTAATGTACCTGGTGTTCTGTGTTTTTCAAGATTTTCAAAAACTATTTTTTTAATATCTAATCGTTCTACAACAACTTCTATAATCCAATCTACATCTGCAACTTTTGCGATATCATCTTCCAGGTTTCCTGTAGTGATACGATTTGCAAATTTTTGATGGTATATAGGAGAGGGTTTAGATTTAAGAGCAGCGGTAAGTGAATCATTTACTAATCGATTACGGACCACTTTGTTGTCAAGAGTAAGGCCTTTCGCTTTTTCTTTGTCATTAAGTTCTCGAGGGACTATATCTAATAATAGTACTTCGACACCAATATTAGCGAAATGACATGCAATACCAGATCCCATGATTCCTGAGCCGATAACTGCAACTTTTTTAATGATTCTTTTCATTTTTTAACTTCGGGTTGTTAAGGTTTTACAGATTCTTGTTTTGAGTAAATTTTTTTAGATGATATCAGATCATTTATGGTTTGAAAGACTTCTAAGAAAACATCTAACTTTTCTTGCGGAACATGTTTTCTTACCATAGTATCAAAAGTAAAAACTACTTCTTTTGAGAAATTTCTCATTTCTACCCCAAATGGAGTGAGATAGATTAATACACCTCGTCCATCTTGAGGATTTTTCTTTCTAAAAATTAATCCTTTTTCTTCCATGGTTTTCAAAGTGCGTGATAAACTTGTGGCTTCCATTCCCATTTTGGGTCCTAATGAAGTAGAAGGTGTACCGCTTTCTGGGTCTATGCTAAGTAATGCAAATCCAGTAGCCATTGTACTTCCTTTTTTGCTAGCTTCTTCATTATACATCTTAGCAACTGCCATCCAGGTAGCTCTAAGAGCATAATCGATTGTCTTTTCTCTCATTCAAAAAAATTGTTATGAATGTAAAGGTAAGAAAATTTATTATGCACGCATAATAAATGAAGTAAAAAATTGAGAAAAGTTAATGTAATTTACACTTTTTTGTTGAATTAATAAAAAAACTCCCCATAAAATGAGGAGTTTACTGATTAACAGTTAAATCTGATATGCATTTTATATACAATCAGCACATTGAATTAGCCATAAATTTTTGAATAAAGATCTTTGTATTTTTCTTTTATTACTTTTCTTTTTAGTTTCATAGTAGGGGTAAGGTGACCTGCATCAATACTCCATTCTTCAGGTGTAAGTTCAAATCGTTTTACACGTTCCCATTTTCCAAACTTTTTATTGTGTTCATCAACTTCTTCCTGGTAACGATCAATAATTGATTGGTTATTAAGAGCTTCTTGCATAGAGCTACCTATTTGTATGCCTTTACGATCTGCCCATTCTTTTAGAAATTCGAAGTTGGGTTGTATAAATGCTGCTGGCATTTTTTCTCCTTCTCCGATTACCATTATTTGTTCAATAAAACGAGATTGTTTCATGGCATTTTCTATTAATTGCGGAGCGACATATTTACCACCAGAAGTTTTAAACATTTCTTTTTTACGATCGGTAATACGCAAAAAACCATCATTATCGATTTCGCCAATATCTCCTGTATGAAAATATCCGTTTTTTAATACTTCATTGGTTTTTTCTTCATCTTTATAATATCCTAACATTACTTGAGGACCTTTCACCAAAATTTCACCATCTTCGGCTATTTTTACTTCGGTTTCAGGAATCATTCTTCCTACTGTACCTATCTTAAAACCTCCATTTTCTCTTTCATTTACCGAAATTACCGGTGATGTTTCGGTAAGACCATATCCTTCCATAACTCCTATCCCTGCAGCATTGAATATTCGAGCAAGCCTTGGTTGTAATGCAGCACTACCAGAAGCGATTAGCTTTAAATTGCCACCCAGAGCTTCTTGCCACTTGCTAAAAATAAGTTTTCTGGCAATACTTAACTTTTTTTCATACCACCAACCATTAGCACCGTAGGGTTCATATTTTAACCCAAGCTCTACCGCCCAAAAGAATAATTTCTTTTTAATTCCTGTAAGGTCAGCACCTTTAGCAATGATTTTATCATATACTTTTTCTAATAATCTAGGCACAGCAGTCATTACCTCTGGTTTAACTTCTTTTAAGTTATCACTTATAGTTTCTATAGACTCTGCGAAATAAATACTTACACCTCTATATTGGTATAGATACATTAGCATTCTTTCATAAATGTGGCATACTGGAAGAAAACTTAAGGCTTTGGTTTCTCCATCTACTATAGGGAATCTGCAGGAACTATTTATCGAATTACTTACTACATTTTTATGACTAAGCATGACTCCTTTAGGTCTTCCTGTTGTTCCTGAAGTATATATTAAAGTTGCAAGATCGTCTTCTTTTACAGAAGCCATGATTTCTTCTACTGTTGATTGGTTACTATCATCCTTACCCAATTCAAGAACTTCATTCCAACTTTTACAACCAGAAATATCATTATAGGAGTATACTTCTTTTAGAGAAGGAACATTAGCTTTAATATTTTCAACTTTTTGAAATACTTCTTCATCAGAAACAAAACAATATGTTGCTTCAGAATGGTTTAAGACATATTCATAATCTTCTTGAGAAATTGTTGGGTAAATGGGAACATCTTGCGCACCAATTTGAAGAACACCAATGTCAGTGATATTCCATTCTGTTCTGTTATTAGAAGAGATAATCGCTATTTTATCATTAGGTTTTACACCTAATCGTAATAAACCACGGCTAATTTGATTAGCTTTTTCTACATATTCTTCAGTAGAAGTTGCAATCCATTCACCATTATATTTAGTTATTAAAGCCTTGTCTAAATTAAATTTTTTTAATTGATAATGTGGGAAATCAAATAATCTAGTAATTTTCGTCATAAGTCGTTTTAAAATAATTTTTGTAGCATTCCAAAGCTCTTTCCAGATGGTTGTTTTTAAAAATAATTGGGTGATTAAATTTACGAATAAACAAAATAGAATACACCACTATTTAAGAACTTAAAAGAACTACTATGCGCGCATAGTTTTGCAAATTATAAAAAATCTTATAATACACAACTCTAAGATATAAAAAAAAGGAGCTGTAAATTGTTAACTCTTTAATATTTTATCGTTTTTAATAAAATATCCGTCATTTATAGATTTAAAACTAGCTTTATAATACATAAATAAGATCATCTCTTGATAAATAGAGAGGTATGTTCTATGTCTATTTAATGACTTGTTAGATTATTTTTTATCTGCTCAAAGTTTTTTACGTCTACTTTTCCATTGGTTGGGATCATATTTTGCCAGACCCAATTATAATGTTCGATTACTTTTTTGGCTTTTAAATGTGGTCTGTCCCCAGTGGTATGTCCATCTTCTATCACAGTTATATTATAGTCTTTTGTTAACCCTGACTGGACAGTTGATGCTACACAAAAGTCGGTTGCACAACCTGTAATAAATAACTCGTTGATATGTAAATCATTTAGTTTTGATTGTAGCTTTGATTTATAAAATATATCATTAGCATACTTATCTATAAAAATATCAGTAGTCTCTGTTTCCAAATCATCTAATAATTCCCATTCTGGTGTATTTGGTAAAAAATCATTCATTTTTGTACCATCATGTTGAATAAAAAATACAGAAAAACCAGATGCTCTGAATAGTTGAGCAAGCATATTGATTCTGTTCACAACTCCTTTTGTGTCAAATCGCGGAGTTTTTGGAGTAAAAGAACCCTTTTGCATATCAATTATTAAGAGCGCTTTTCTGTTTTTCATTCAGAGGCATTTTTCTCTAACCATTTTCTGGCGTTTACAAAGGCTTCGATCCATGGTGATACTTCGTCATGTCTATCTAGTGGATAGTTAGCCCAGTTCCATTGAAAAATTGAACGTTCTATATGAGGCATCATTACCAAATGGCGACCAGTTTTATCTGTCATCATAGCTGTGTTGTAATTTGATCCATTTGGATTAGAAGGGTATCCTTCGTATCCATATTTTGCTACAATGTTATATTGATCTTCTGGTAATGGTAAATCAAACTTTCCTTCACCATGAGAAATCCATACTCCCAGAGTGCTTCCTGCCAAAGTAGATAGCATTACAGAATTGTTATCCTGTACTTTTACAGAAGTGAAACTACTCTCATGCTTATGAGAATCATTGTAGGTTAGTTTACCGTGTTTTTCATGTTCCGGGTTAATAACCTCTAGTTCCATAAACAATTGGCAACCGTTACAGATACCTACAGATAGCGTATCTTCTCTTTTAAAGAATTTTTTTAATGCTGTATTTGCTTTTTCGTTATACAAAAAGGCGCCTGCCCATCCTTTTGCAGATCCTAAAACATCACTATTAGAGAAACCTCCTACGGCTCCAATAAACTGAATACCTTCTAATGTTTCTCGACCAGATATCAAATCGGTCATATGTACATCTTTTACATCAAAACCTGCCAGATACATGGCATTAGCCATTTCTCGTTCAGAATTACTTCCTTTTTCACGTATGATGGCTGCTTTTGGCCTTTTAGACTCACTAGAAATCACAGGTCGTTTACCATCAAAGTGTTTTGGAAAAGAATAGTGTAATGGTTGATTTGTATAATTTTGAAATCTATCTTTTGCTAAATCATTTGCAGTTTGTTTCTGATCTAATAAGAAAGAAGTTTTGTACCATGTATTTCTTAATTCTTCTATGGAAAGATCAAAGGAATCATTTTGATTTTTAATGGTTAAAGAAGCTTCTTCTTTTATAGTACCGATGTTGAAGAACTCAATATTGTTTTTAGAAAGAATAGATTCAACATCCGAATTTGAAGCACTCTGAAAAACAATCCCTGAGTTTTCTGCAAACAATAATTTGATTGAATCGGATTCTCCAATTTTGGTAAGATCAAGGTTTGCTCCAAGGTTAAGGTCTGCAAAACACAATTCTAATAATGTAGTGATCAAACCTCCTGAGGCGATATCATGACCCGCTACAATTTTATCTTCTCTAATTAGATTTTGAATCACATTAAAGGTGCTCTTAAAACTAGCAGCGTCCTTAATATTTGGTGCTTCAGAACCAATTCTATTTAACATTTGTGCAAATGAAGAGCCTCCAAGTTGGTGTTTGTCATTAGAAAGATTGATATAATAGATATTACCACCATTTTTTTGTAAAACGGGTTCAACAATTTTGGTGATGTCATTACAATGTGCAGCTGCAGATATCACTACAGTTCCGGGAGCAATAACTTCTTCATTTGGGTATTTTTGCTTCATAGATAGTGAATCTTTACCCGTAGGTACATTGATTCCTAAATCAATAGCAAAATCTGAAATTGCTTTTACAGCTTTATATAATCTAGCATCTTCTCCTTCATTTTTACAAGGCCACATCCAATTTGCAGATAATGAAACGGATTGCAATCCTTCATTAAGTGGTGCCCATATAATATTAGTCAATGCTTCTGCAATAGAATTTTTACTCCCTGCTTCTGGGTTGATTAGGCCTGAGATAGGAGAATGTCCAATACTAGTTGCAATACCTTCTTTACCATTATAATCTAGCGCCATTACCCCACAATTGTTTAAAGGTAATTGTAATGGCCCTGCACATTGTTGTTTAGCAACTTTTCCTCCTACACATCGATCTACTTTATTGGTTAACCAATCTTTACAGGCAACAGCTTCTAGCTGTAGTACCTGTTCGAGGTAGTTTTGAAAATTTTCTTTGTTATAAGAAATGTTTTCATAATTACGCTCAATGGTTTTATCGTTCATTATAGTTTTAGGAGAACTACCAAACATATCTTCTAATGCAAGATCCATTGGTGTATCTCCTTTGGTTTTGGACTGAAAGGTAAAACGGTGATCTCCGGTAACATCTCCTACTTCATACATAGGGGAGCGTTCGCGCTCAGCAATACGTTGTAGTGTATCTATATTTTTTTGCCCGATAACTAATCCCATACGTTCTTGGGATTCGTTACCGATGATTTCTTTTGCCGATAATGTTGGGTCTCCTACAGGTAGTTTATCCAGGTCAATTTTTCCACCAGTCTCTTCTACCAGTTCAGAAAGACAGTTAAGATGGCCTCCTGCACCATGATCATGTATGGATACAATTGTATTTTCTTCATTCTCTACCATACCTCTAATTGCATTAGAAGCACGTTTTTGCATTTCTGGATTAGAGCGCTGTATCGCATTTAATTCGATACCGCTGCTAAATTCTCCGGTATCTGCAGAAGATACAGCAGCACCTCCCATACCAATTCGATAATTTTCTCCTCCCAAGATTACAATTTTATCTCCTTTTTCTGGAGTGGCTTTGATAGCTTGTTCGGCTTTACCATATCCAATCCCACCTGCCTGCATAATTACTTTGTCGAAACCAAGTTTTCGGGCGTCTTCTTCATGCTCAAAAGTGAGTACAGATCCTGTGATTAAAGGTTGACCAAATTTATTTCCAAAATCAGAAGCTCCGTTAGAGGCCTTTATTAATATGTCCATTGGAGTTTGGTATAACCAATCTCTTTCTGTCATAGCTTTCTCCCATGGACGGTTATTTTCTAATCGCGAATATGAGGTCATATATACTGCTGTCCCAGCAAGAGGCAAGGAGCCTTTTCCTCCGGCAAGGCGATCTCTGATTTCTCCTCCAGATCCTGTAGCAGCGCCATTAAATGGTTCTACTGTGGTCGGAAAATTATGTGTTTCCGCTTTAATCGAAATCACACTATTGAATTCGGTTTCCTGATAAAAATCAGGCTTATCAGCAGTTTTTGGAGCAAACTGAGTAACTCTTGGCCCTTTTATAAAGGCTACATTATCTTTATATGCAGAAACAATATCGTTTGGATTTACCTCTGATGTCTTTTTTATTAACTTAAAAAGTGAAGTAGGTTGTTCTTCTCCATCAATAACAAAGGTTCCGTTAAAGATTTTATGACGACAGTGTTCAGAATTTACTTGCGAAAACCCAAAAACTTCTGAGTCTGTAAGTTGTCGTCCTATTTTTTTACTAACTCCTTCGAGGTATTCAATTTCTTCGTCATTAAGAGCTAAACCTTCGGCGATATTATAAGCAGCAATATCATCAATCTCTATGATCGATTCTGGCTTTATATCAATAGTATAGATATCCTGATTTAGCAGATCATACTTTTGAGAAAGCATAGGGTCGAAATCAATGTAATCTTTTGTAACGGTTCGAAATTCTTCTATTCTAACAATTCCTTCTATACCCATATTCTGAGTGATCTCTACGGCATTAGTACTCCACGGAGTAATCATTGCGGCACGAGGACCAACAAAAAAAGCGTCAATAGACGCCACAGATAGTTGAGGTTGGTTGCCAAATAACCATGTTAATTTTTTTATGGTTTCAGGAGAGATTTCATTGTTTGTTTGAACTGCAAATACTTTCTCGTTTTGGTTTCCGAAGAAATGGATCATACTTCGATTATTTGTGTTGATTTTTATTAAGCTGCAAATTTACTACTTTCTTACTAAAATTAGGTATAAAACTAAGATAGAATCCCAGAGTTATTCACTGAATTTTAAACAATAGCAAAGAGATAAAATGTAATAATTGAATTTTGTGATATTACAGTATGAATGTTTCGATAGTTTTTAGAAGGTTTTGCATCTTTGCAAGAGTGAAATTTTTATATAACTGTATACATATTATTGTATACAGATACGTATTATTTTCTTTCTAATAGGGCCATATAAAACCCATCATATCCTGATTTATGTGAAAGTACTTTCTTGTCTTTGATCAAGGTGAAATCATTTCCGATTTCTTTAGAAAGGAAACTTTTTACCTGATCTTGATTTTCTGATGGTAAAATAGAGCAGGTAGCATATACTAATTTTCCTCCAGATTTTACCATTTTAGAATAATTCTCAAGTATTTCGGCTTGTGTATGCTTGATTTTATCTAAAAATTCTGGTTGTAATTTCCATTTGGCATCTGGGTTTCGTCGTAAAACACCCAAACCACTACATGGGGCATCGATAAGAACACGATCTGCTTTGCCATATAATTTTTTGATGTCTTTTGTGCTTTCTATGACTCGAGTTTCGATATTATGGGCACCATCTCTACGAGCTCTTCTTTTAAGCTCTTTTAGTTTATTACCATAAATATCCATAGCAATAACCTGTCCTTTATTTTGCATCAAGGCTGCCAAATGAAGACTTTTACCACCTGCACCTGCACAAGTATCTACAACACGTTGCCCAGGTTGTACTTCTAGAAAATCGGCTACCAATTGAGAAGAAGCATCTTGTACTTCAAATAATCCGTTTTTGAATGCTTCTGTGGTAAATACATTGGTTCTTTCGACAAGCTTAAGCGCATCTGGATATCCTTTAATGAATTCGGTATCGATATTTTCGTCTTCCAGTAGACTTCTAAGTTTTTCTCTTGATGTTTTTAAGGTATTTGCACGAAGAATTACAGGAGCCTGCTCATTAAGTGCGGTAATTTCTTTATCCCACAGTTTACCTAGTTCTTGTTCCCCCAATTGATCCATCCAATCGGGGATAGACTCTTTAAATTTTCTTATTTTGCTTAATTCATCAAAACGTCCTTTGATACGACGGGTAGGCGTAGGGCCAATTTGTTTCCAATCGGGCAAAGAAATTCCTCTTAGAGTGGCCCAAACTGCAAAAACTCTCCATAAGTTATCTCTGGAGAAAGGTTCTTTTACTTCGGCTATTTCGGTATATAAGCGTTTCCATCTTACGATTTCGTATACGGTCTCTGCAACAAAACTACGATCACGTGATCCCCATCTTTTGTCTCGTTTCAGTAATTTCTGA
Proteins encoded:
- a CDS encoding four helix bundle protein translates to MRKRHNYKNLKIWKLGLEIANDVSDILLSFPKHERYDLSLQISRCSVSIPSNIAEGSGRSNKSFNNFIDYSLSPSFELGTQLLVANHRKYIDNNTLKNLENKIEEWQRMTMGFQNGLNL
- a CDS encoding acetyl-CoA C-acyltransferase; the encoded protein is MKTAYIVKAYRTAVGKAPRGVFRFKRTDELAAETIAHMMKELPNLDKARIDDVIVGNAMPEGSQGLNMARLISLMGLNSVDVPGVTVNRFCSSGIETIGIATAKIQSGMADCIIAGGAESMSSVPMTGYKTELNYDLAKSGHEDYYWGMGNTAEAVAHQFKVSREDQDEFAYNSHVKALKAQAEKRFQDQIVPINVEQIYVDENGKKATKSYTVSKDEGPRAGTSKEVLGKLRPVFEAGGSVTAGNSSQMSDGAAFVMVMSEEMVKELNLEPIARLVNYAAAGVEPRIMGIGPVKAIPKALKQAGLKQDDIELIELNEAFASQSLAVMRELGLNQDIVNVNGGAIALGHPLGCTGAKLSVQLFDEMRKRDMKGKYGMVTMCVGTGQGAAGIYEFLN
- a CDS encoding four helix bundle protein: MHKVEDLKIWKKSIDLAKSVYQLASHLPSNEKYGLVSQIKRSAISISSNIAEGAGRNSSKEFKHFLSIANGSCYELHTQLVLIIELNIISKEKVEQVIELCIEIQKMNYSFQKRL
- a CDS encoding 3-hydroxyacyl-CoA dehydrogenase/enoyl-CoA hydratase family protein → MKRIIKKVAVIGSGIMGSGIACHFANIGVEVLLLDIVPRELNDKEKAKGLTLDNKVVRNRLVNDSLTAALKSKPSPIYHQKFANRITTGNLEDDIAKVADVDWIIEVVVERLDIKKIVFENLEKHRTPGTLITSNTSGIPIHFMNEGRSEDFQKHFCGTHFFNPARYLKLFEIIPGPNTSQEVLDFLNGYGEQYLGKTSVVAKDTPAFIGNRIGIFSIMSLFHMVKEMGLTIEEVDKLTGPVIGRPKSATFRTVDVVGLDTLVHVANGIADNCKDDERHELFKLPDFIGTMMDNKWLGSKTGQGFYKKNVGADGKREILSLDLDTLEYKAKKRASFATLEMTKTIDKVVDRFKVLVSGKDKAGEFYRKNLSALFAYVSNRIPEITDDLYKIDDAMKAGFGWEHGPFQIWDAIGVEKGIEMMRAEGYEPASWVLDMIASGSTSFYTVNNGATFFYDIPKKEQVKVPGQDAFIILDNIRKSSEVFKNSGVVVEDLGDGILNVEFQSKMNTIGGDVLAGLNKAIDIAEKDFQGLVVGNQAANFSVGANIGMIFMMAVEQEYDELNMAIKYFQDSMMRMRYSAIPTIAAPHGMALGGGCELSMHADKVIAAAETYIGLVEFGVGVIPGGGGSKEMALRASDTFKKNDVELNVLQEHFLTIGMAKVSTSAYEAYDTNILQKGKDIVVVNKDRQIATAKAHAKLMAEQGYTQPPLRKDIKVLGKQALGMFLVGTDSMEASKYISEHDHKIANKLGYVMAGGDLSEPTLVTEQYLLDLEREAFLSLCTERKTLERIEHMLKKGKPLRN
- a CDS encoding MarR family winged helix-turn-helix transcriptional regulator, which encodes MREKTIDYALRATWMAVAKMYNEEASKKGSTMATGFALLSIDPESGTPSTSLGPKMGMEATSLSRTLKTMEEKGLIFRKKNPQDGRGVLIYLTPFGVEMRNFSKEVVFTFDTMVRKHVPQEKLDVFLEVFQTINDLISSKKIYSKQESVKP
- a CDS encoding long-chain fatty acid--CoA ligase, translated to MTKITRLFDFPHYQLKKFNLDKALITKYNGEWIATSTEEYVEKANQISRGLLRLGVKPNDKIAIISSNNRTEWNITDIGVLQIGAQDVPIYPTISQEDYEYVLNHSEATYCFVSDEEVFQKVENIKANVPSLKEVYSYNDISGCKSWNEVLELGKDDSNQSTVEEIMASVKEDDLATLIYTSGTTGRPKGVMLSHKNVVSNSINSSCRFPIVDGETKALSFLPVCHIYERMLMYLYQYRGVSIYFAESIETISDNLKEVKPEVMTAVPRLLEKVYDKIIAKGADLTGIKKKLFFWAVELGLKYEPYGANGWWYEKKLSIARKLIFSKWQEALGGNLKLIASGSAALQPRLARIFNAAGIGVMEGYGLTETSPVISVNERENGGFKIGTVGRMIPETEVKIAEDGEILVKGPQVMLGYYKDEEKTNEVLKNGYFHTGDIGEIDNDGFLRITDRKKEMFKTSGGKYVAPQLIENAMKQSRFIEQIMVIGEGEKMPAAFIQPNFEFLKEWADRKGIQIGSSMQEALNNQSIIDRYQEEVDEHNKKFGKWERVKRFELTPEEWSIDAGHLTPTMKLKRKVIKEKYKDLYSKIYG